The Canis lupus dingo isolate Sandy chromosome 26, ASM325472v2, whole genome shotgun sequence genome has a segment encoding these proteins:
- the RAN gene encoding GTP-binding nuclear protein Ran isoform X1, protein MAAQGEPQVQFKLVLVGDGGTGKTTFVKRHLTGEFEKKYVATLGVEVHPLVFHTNRGPIKFNVWDTAGQEKFGGLRDGYYIQAQCAIIMFDVTSRVTYKNVPNWHRDLVRVCENIPIVLCGNKVDIKDRKVKAKSIVFHRKKNLQYYDISAKSNYNFEKPFLWLARKLIGDPNLEFVAMPALAPPEVVMDPALAAQYEHDLEVAQTTALPDEDDDL, encoded by the exons ATGGCTGCCCAGGGAGAGCCCCAAGTCCAGTTCAAG CTGGTGCTGGTTGGCGACGGCGGCACCGGCAAGACCACGTTCGTGAAGCGTCACCTGACGGGTGAATTCGAGAAGAAGTATGTAG ccactctgggcgTGGAGGTCCACCCCCTCGTGTTCCACACCAACAGGGGCCCCATCAAGTTCAACGTGTGGGACACCGCCGGCCAGGAGAAGTTCGGCGGGCTCCGGGACGGCTACTACATCCAAG CCCAGTGTGCCATTATAATGTTTGACGTAACGTCAAGGGTTACTTACAAGAATGTGCCTAACTGGCATAGAGATCTGGTACGAGTGTGTGAGAACATCCCCATTGTGCTCTGTGGCAATAAAGTGGATATTAAGGACAGAAAAGTTAAGGCAAAATCTATCGTCTTCCACCGAAAGAAGAACCTTCag TACTATGACATTTCTGCCAAAAGTAACTACAATTTTGAGAAGCCGTTCCTGTGGCTTGCTAGAAAACTAATTGGAGACCCTAACCTGGAGTTTGTCGCCATGCCTGCTCTTGCCCCCCCAGAGGTGGTCATGGATCCAGCTCTGGCAGCACAGTACGAGCACGATCTAGAG GTTGCTCAGACGACCGCGCTCCCGGATGAGGATGATGACCTGTGA
- the RAN gene encoding GTP-binding nuclear protein Ran isoform X2: protein MFDVTSRVTYKNVPNWHRDLVRVCENIPIVLCGNKVDIKDRKVKAKSIVFHRKKNLQYYDISAKSNYNFEKPFLWLARKLIGDPNLEFVAMPALAPPEVVMDPALAAQYEHDLEVAQTTALPDEDDDL from the exons ATGTTTGACGTAACGTCAAGGGTTACTTACAAGAATGTGCCTAACTGGCATAGAGATCTGGTACGAGTGTGTGAGAACATCCCCATTGTGCTCTGTGGCAATAAAGTGGATATTAAGGACAGAAAAGTTAAGGCAAAATCTATCGTCTTCCACCGAAAGAAGAACCTTCag TACTATGACATTTCTGCCAAAAGTAACTACAATTTTGAGAAGCCGTTCCTGTGGCTTGCTAGAAAACTAATTGGAGACCCTAACCTGGAGTTTGTCGCCATGCCTGCTCTTGCCCCCCCAGAGGTGGTCATGGATCCAGCTCTGGCAGCACAGTACGAGCACGATCTAGAG GTTGCTCAGACGACCGCGCTCCCGGATGAGGATGATGACCTGTGA